One stretch of Argiope bruennichi chromosome 3, qqArgBrue1.1, whole genome shotgun sequence DNA includes these proteins:
- the LOC129963016 gene encoding uncharacterized protein LOC129963016 — protein MLMNHLRENYWILKSGKAIKKAIKSCIICNRFDAKPVSVQEGLLPQDRVREAETSEIVGLDLAGPVILKEEKKAWILSLTCAVYRAVHLELLTSVSTENFLLGLRRFIARRGRPSVIYSDNGTNLKGAHRLLKEVDFEKLKNIEELSPISWTFIPPNAPWWGGFWERLIGRMKRILRRTLRKTSLNHEEMNTVLCDCERVMNARPLTYVSEDTEDLESLTPAMFPHNIRETGVPDLDLIEETKFNKRLAYRNRIQKDLRKRFRSEYLGQLREIQKVKRETALCIGDIVLTEDNTKRLNWNLGRILKLFQGKDNRARVALVKTKFGSFLRPVQKLYQLEVSEKDKPVEHNTNSPLISGANRRETFPISLDRKTSLIEPPDGLPLPSKESDCGTDMEPTMDSSPLLPNETFHPVFPDGTEHLEPRRSRYGRLLRPVQRL, from the coding sequence ATGCTTATGAACCATCTTAGGGAAAATTACTGGATTTTGAAGTCAggaaaagctattaaaaaagcTATAAAGTCCTGCATCATTTGCAATAGATTTGATGCAAAACCGGTTTCTGTTCAGGAGGGCCTATTGCCTCAAGACCGTGTGAGAGAGGCTGAAACTTCCGAAATCGTAGGATTAGATCTAGCTGGACCTGTCAtccttaaagaagaaaaaaaggcttGGATTTTGAGCCTAACTTGCGCGGTTTACCGTGCAGTCCACCTCGAACTTTTAACTTCAGTATCAACTGAAAATTTCCTACTAGGTTTGAGGAGATTTATTGCACGAAGAGGTCGACCATCTGTCATCTATTCAGACAATGGTACAAATTTGAAAGGTGCTCATCGTCTACTGAAGGAAGTTGATTTCGAAAAACTGAAGAATATTGAAGAACTAAGTCCTATTTCTTGGACTTTTATACCTCCAAATGCCCCCTGGTGGGGAGGATTTTGGGAGAGACTTATCGGCCGTATGAAGCGGATTTTAAGAAGAACTTTAAGAAAGACATCTTTAAATCATGAAGAAATGAACACAGTTCTTTGTGACTGTGAAAGAGTAATGAATGCAAGACCACTTACTTATGTTTCGGAAGATACCGAAGATTTGGAATCCCTTACTCCAGCAATGTTCCCGCACAATATTAGAGAAACCGGTGTGCCTGATTTAGACCTAATTGAAGAAACTAAGTTTAATAAAAGATTGGCCTACCGAAACAGAATCCAAAAGGATCTAAGGAAACGTTTTCGATCGGAATACTTGGGACAATTGCGAGAAATACAAAAGGTAAAAAGAGAAACTGCTTTATGTATTGGAGACATCGTTTTGACTGAAGATAATACCAAAAGATTGAACTGGAATTTGGGGAGAATTTTGAAACTGTTTCAAGGAAAAGACAATAGAGCTAGAGTAGCTCTAGTTAAAACCAAGTTTGGTTCTTTTCTGCGTCCTGTGCAGAAATTATATCAACTTGAAGTGAGCGAAAAGGATAAACCTGTTGAACACAATACTAATTCTCCTCTAATTTCAGGTGCTAATAGACGAGAGACTTTTCCCATCTCTTTAGATAGGAAGACTTCCCTGATAGAGCCCCCTGATGGTCTTCCACTTCCTTCTAAAGAATCTGACTGTGGAACCGACATGGAGCCGACGATGGATTCTTCGCCTCTCCTTCCGAATGAAACTTTTCATCCTGTCTTTCCTGACGGAACTGAACATTTGGAACCAAGGCGATCCCGTTATGGACGATTGCTGAGACCTGTCCAAAGACTATGA